The following are encoded in a window of Mycolicibacterium tusciae JS617 genomic DNA:
- a CDS encoding serine/threonine-protein kinase PknH/PknJ: MLTGGSMVGGYRIERELGAGGMGSVYLAAHPTLPRFDALKVLSRELSRDPDFRTRFTREADVAASLDHPQIVAVYNRGETDDGQLWIAMQFVDGTDADAALRAGTMTPSRAVHIVTQVAKALDFAHSRTVVHRDIKPANFLLSGPAGPDERVLLGDFGIARALDDVGLTATGSVMATIAYAAPEVLSGMPFDGRADIYSLGCALYRLLTGKTPYSGSNGPAATMMAHLQQPPPRVTDVVPSLPAALDQVIAVAMAKEPGHRFSSASALASAAAAALYDPHALQNPTLLAPVPGPEVSSYPRATGGTPWQSGGPPPVQSGPGYGPPVTAVPRRRRRAAVIGAVAAATVLVAATVTVVAWPSDEPAANRQAGSSSADVPTTVVGPPATDVPVRALRSILLNGSEIPGNTGENAVVLEQDGTELLNDSATIDNQQCLGAWAPAQQPVYSETQIAGVAVQTLRALYRKITQDSVIQAVVSFPDPNGAGISLQLQRRDWEACAGKAVTVTPAGEPPEQWTFGQPTNNVGAFVLEASSSAGDAVCQHGISTRGNVLIDIRQCRPPGTGDVGALITATANKVPRQQ; this comes from the coding sequence ATGCTGACCGGCGGGTCGATGGTCGGCGGCTACCGCATCGAACGGGAGCTGGGCGCCGGTGGCATGGGCTCGGTGTATTTGGCCGCACACCCCACACTGCCTCGTTTCGACGCGCTCAAAGTACTCTCGCGCGAACTCTCGCGGGACCCCGACTTCCGAACGCGGTTCACCCGCGAGGCCGACGTCGCGGCCTCGCTGGATCACCCCCAGATCGTGGCCGTGTACAACCGGGGGGAGACCGACGATGGACAGCTGTGGATCGCGATGCAGTTCGTCGACGGCACCGACGCCGACGCGGCGCTGCGGGCCGGCACGATGACCCCCTCGCGCGCGGTGCACATCGTCACCCAGGTCGCCAAGGCGTTGGACTTCGCCCATTCCCGCACGGTGGTGCACCGCGACATCAAGCCGGCCAACTTTCTGCTATCGGGACCGGCCGGCCCCGACGAGCGGGTGCTGCTCGGCGACTTCGGCATCGCCCGCGCGCTCGACGACGTCGGTTTGACCGCCACCGGGTCGGTCATGGCCACCATTGCCTACGCCGCCCCAGAGGTGTTGTCGGGCATGCCGTTTGACGGCCGTGCCGACATCTATTCACTGGGCTGCGCCCTGTATCGGCTGCTGACCGGTAAGACACCGTACTCAGGTAGCAATGGGCCGGCCGCCACGATGATGGCTCACCTGCAGCAACCGCCGCCCCGCGTCACCGATGTGGTGCCCTCGCTGCCTGCCGCGCTGGACCAGGTGATCGCCGTGGCGATGGCCAAGGAGCCGGGGCACCGGTTCAGTTCAGCCAGCGCGTTGGCGTCGGCCGCCGCAGCGGCGCTCTACGACCCCCATGCACTGCAGAATCCGACGCTGCTGGCACCGGTGCCCGGCCCTGAGGTCAGCTCGTACCCACGGGCGACCGGCGGCACGCCCTGGCAGTCCGGCGGTCCGCCGCCGGTGCAGTCCGGGCCCGGCTATGGCCCGCCGGTCACTGCCGTCCCGCGGCGCCGACGTCGCGCCGCGGTGATCGGCGCGGTGGCCGCGGCGACGGTGTTGGTCGCGGCCACCGTGACGGTGGTGGCTTGGCCTTCGGACGAACCGGCTGCCAACCGGCAGGCCGGATCGTCGTCAGCGGATGTCCCGACCACCGTGGTCGGGCCGCCGGCCACCGACGTGCCCGTCCGCGCGCTGCGCTCAATTTTGTTGAACGGCAGCGAGATTCCGGGAAACACCGGTGAAAATGCGGTGGTCCTCGAACAGGACGGAACCGAGCTGCTCAACGATTCGGCGACCATCGACAACCAGCAATGCCTGGGTGCCTGGGCGCCGGCGCAGCAGCCGGTTTACAGCGAGACCCAAATCGCCGGGGTCGCGGTGCAGACACTGCGCGCGCTGTACCGAAAGATCACCCAGGACAGCGTCATTCAGGCTGTCGTGTCGTTCCCCGACCCGAACGGCGCCGGTATTTCGCTACAGCTGCAGCGTCGGGATTGGGAGGCGTGCGCGGGCAAGGCCGTCACCGTCACCCCCGCAGGAGAGCCACCGGAGCAATGGACGTTCGGGCAGCCCACCAACAACGTAGGTGCGTTCGTCTTGGAGGCCTCCTCGAGCGCTGGGGACGCGGTCTGCCAGCACGGCATATCCACCCGCGGAAACGTGCTCATCGACATCCGCCAATGCCGACCGCCGGGCACCGGCGACGTCGGCGCGTTGATCACCGCCACCGCGAACAAGGTGCCCCGACAACAGTGA
- a CDS encoding FHA domain-containing protein, with translation MPASQSPPDQAGLPILIVRFDSGDSGDSRDEVLRPGDGPVFIGRELPAQLRIDDPRISRTHARIESAGARWVAVDEASTNGVFLDGKKVSTVSLTDGMTLHLGHAQGIAVRFTFIDPDAGTMMATHAMPSRAYEDNAGGMSQETTTVRTDALGGPDIARAGAAVAERREELGYSPRRLSDDGVISQAELENFERGRSWPAESLRDKVEQALRWPPGTITRVAHGGEVPEDEDTELLSDSVQLEVMLDYAEIALDGLAARIAALPPVSDPDFGALAAVQLAQLRRLLATTAHAARNAPALEIVLALSDVRRTYSDLMLRAAAAPAATLGQRLYAVRHRAQLSAEEIAAATCVDVEAVTAVEAERVVPAEVSAALEDVVDRLTSR, from the coding sequence ATGCCTGCGTCGCAGTCCCCACCGGATCAAGCGGGCCTGCCCATCCTGATCGTGCGGTTCGACAGCGGGGATAGCGGGGATAGTCGGGATGAGGTGCTGCGTCCGGGTGACGGTCCGGTCTTCATCGGCAGGGAGCTGCCTGCGCAGCTACGCATCGACGACCCACGCATCTCCCGGACGCACGCCCGAATCGAATCGGCGGGAGCGCGCTGGGTGGCTGTCGACGAAGCCAGCACGAACGGCGTGTTCCTCGACGGCAAGAAGGTGTCCACCGTTTCCTTGACCGACGGTATGACACTGCACCTGGGTCACGCCCAGGGCATCGCGGTGCGGTTCACGTTCATCGACCCCGATGCAGGCACGATGATGGCCACCCACGCGATGCCGTCACGTGCATACGAGGACAACGCCGGGGGGATGTCCCAGGAGACCACCACCGTCCGCACCGATGCGCTAGGCGGCCCCGACATCGCACGGGCAGGCGCGGCGGTGGCCGAGCGCCGTGAAGAGCTCGGCTACTCCCCACGCCGCCTGAGTGACGACGGCGTCATCAGCCAGGCCGAGTTGGAGAACTTCGAGCGCGGGCGCAGTTGGCCTGCCGAGAGTCTGCGCGACAAGGTCGAGCAGGCTTTGCGCTGGCCGCCGGGGACGATCACCCGCGTGGCCCACGGGGGTGAGGTCCCCGAGGACGAGGACACCGAGTTGTTGTCGGACTCCGTGCAGTTGGAGGTGATGCTCGATTACGCCGAGATCGCCCTCGACGGGCTGGCGGCGCGGATCGCGGCCCTGCCGCCGGTCAGCGACCCGGACTTCGGCGCGCTGGCCGCTGTGCAATTGGCGCAGCTGCGCCGGCTGCTGGCGACCACCGCCCACGCCGCACGCAACGCCCCGGCCCTCGAGATCGTGCTGGCTCTCAGCGACGTGCGCCGAACCTACAGCGACCTGATGCTGCGCGCCGCCGCCGCGCCGGCCGCCACGCTGGGCCAGCGCCTGTACGCCGTGCGGCACCGAGCTCAACTCAGCGCCGAGGAAATTGCCGCAGCCACCTGCGTCGACGTCGAGGCCGTGACCGCGGTGGAGGCCGAACGGGTGGTACCGGCGGAGGTGTCGGCCGCGCTGGAAGACGTCGTCGACCGGCTCACCAGCCGCTGA
- a CDS encoding SDR family NAD(P)-dependent oxidoreductase: MELANHKVLVTGGTAGIGWESARLMAAEGAEVVISGRDRERGEAAAARIGENARFVQADLSDMESVRALVEQVGDVDVVVNNAANFAGAATVEADVAVFESIFDTNVRGAYFLIAGLVPGMFERGRGSIVNVTSMVAFKGVPGASAYSASKAALESLTRTWAAEFGKHGVRVNSVAPGPTRTEGVAAEWGETNEALGRALPLGRTAHAAEIAEAVLFLASPRSSFITGSTLHADGGGAAV, translated from the coding sequence ATGGAACTTGCGAATCACAAAGTGCTGGTCACAGGCGGTACTGCCGGCATCGGCTGGGAGTCCGCACGCCTGATGGCGGCCGAGGGTGCCGAGGTTGTCATCTCGGGACGCGACCGCGAACGTGGCGAGGCGGCGGCGGCCAGAATCGGTGAGAACGCCCGCTTCGTGCAGGCCGACCTGTCCGATATGGAGTCGGTCAGGGCACTTGTGGAGCAGGTCGGCGATGTCGACGTCGTCGTGAACAACGCGGCGAACTTCGCCGGCGCCGCCACGGTCGAGGCCGACGTCGCCGTGTTCGAGTCGATCTTCGACACCAACGTGCGCGGCGCGTACTTCCTGATCGCGGGCCTGGTGCCGGGCATGTTCGAACGGGGACGCGGCAGCATCGTCAACGTCACGTCAATGGTCGCCTTCAAGGGCGTCCCCGGGGCGTCGGCATACAGCGCTTCCAAGGCGGCGCTGGAGTCCCTGACCCGAACCTGGGCCGCCGAGTTCGGTAAGCACGGCGTGCGGGTCAACAGTGTGGCGCCTGGGCCGACACGCACCGAGGGTGTGGCCGCCGAATGGGGCGAGACCAATGAAGCGCTCGGCCGGGCGCTGCCACTGGGCCGGACCGCCCACGCCGCCGAAATCGCCGAGGCGGTGCTGTTTCTCGCCTCGCCACGCTCCAGCTTCATCACGGGTTCGACCCTGCACGCCGATGGCGGCGGCGCAGCAGTCTGA
- a CDS encoding DUF4262 domain-containing protein: MCWLCDHPNATREDYSDLLRTKMLRTGWVVQYVESDRNPFAYTVGLHDWGRPELLITGVSPARARRLLNSVTRDALRGLTLAPGKQVQVADGPLVEVVEVDHPDAHMGWAIHVGGPDVRALQLVWADGRGRWPWSASFCDGRRRQPVLGRRAHHA, from the coding sequence ATGTGCTGGCTGTGCGATCACCCGAACGCGACCCGCGAGGACTACTCCGACCTGTTGCGCACCAAGATGCTCCGCACGGGTTGGGTGGTTCAGTACGTCGAAAGTGACCGTAATCCGTTCGCCTATACCGTCGGGCTGCACGACTGGGGCCGACCGGAGCTGCTCATCACCGGAGTCTCACCGGCCAGGGCGCGCCGACTACTCAACAGCGTCACCCGCGACGCGCTCCGCGGTCTGACCCTCGCGCCCGGAAAGCAGGTCCAGGTGGCCGACGGACCGCTTGTCGAGGTCGTCGAGGTCGACCACCCCGACGCCCACATGGGCTGGGCGATCCATGTCGGTGGGCCGGATGTGCGGGCGCTCCAACTGGTCTGGGCCGATGGTCGCGGACGCTGGCCGTGGTCGGCATCATTCTGCGACGGCCGCCGCCGCCAGCCGGTCCTCGGGCGCCGCGCTCACCACGCGTAG
- a CDS encoding DUF7373 family lipoprotein codes for MRIALAALTIALLLAACGGTVDGTAVQETTPTVDPTALDPGSYPTTPRSPLGPAGTDEAGQLVEGRRMAGFVVGPWQVDPALTQIGASSAKVIQRRDEIVQVVWPAMLARLPSLPLVAGFVSERTSTKTGDATLLRNALLQYPFPQTATDAAEALTAGALNVVDHGGGPAMTEPVRPVPIPGHPEATGALMKRLEGTASVHELTVISARGPYMLIQVVQFATPERATELAGRILDLQGPLIDTFVPTEPAPLASLPRDPSGLLARTVPLKSGRGDSMSDADYDAKGAMQLEDNPIQAGAAMQSAGVDTVAVSETTVYQARDAAAAQQLALSLGDDIVERQSAQPAAEVPGLAGSRCVRTEDARTRIARHWCVGTNDRYAFTAVARELDNAHQQIAAQYLMLSR; via the coding sequence GTGCGAATCGCCTTGGCGGCGTTGACCATCGCGTTGCTGCTGGCGGCATGCGGTGGGACCGTCGACGGCACGGCGGTGCAGGAGACGACACCGACGGTCGATCCGACGGCGCTCGACCCAGGCTCCTACCCGACCACACCTCGGTCGCCGCTGGGACCGGCAGGCACCGATGAGGCGGGCCAGCTCGTCGAGGGCCGCCGGATGGCCGGCTTCGTCGTCGGGCCGTGGCAGGTCGACCCCGCACTGACCCAAATCGGGGCGTCGTCCGCGAAAGTCATACAACGCCGCGACGAGATCGTCCAGGTGGTCTGGCCCGCGATGCTGGCCAGGTTGCCGTCACTGCCGCTGGTCGCCGGCTTCGTCAGTGAACGGACATCGACGAAGACCGGCGATGCCACACTGCTGCGCAATGCGTTGCTGCAGTACCCATTCCCCCAGACCGCCACGGACGCGGCCGAAGCCCTGACCGCCGGGGCGCTGAACGTGGTCGACCACGGCGGCGGCCCGGCAATGACGGAACCGGTGCGCCCGGTGCCGATTCCAGGTCACCCCGAGGCCACCGGGGCGTTGATGAAACGTCTCGAGGGCACCGCGAGCGTCCATGAACTCACCGTCATCAGCGCGCGTGGGCCGTACATGCTGATCCAGGTCGTCCAGTTCGCCACACCCGAACGGGCCACCGAACTCGCGGGCCGCATCCTCGATCTGCAGGGGCCCTTGATCGACACCTTCGTGCCCACCGAGCCGGCACCGTTGGCCTCGCTGCCACGGGACCCGTCGGGTCTGCTGGCCCGCACCGTGCCACTCAAGTCCGGTCGGGGTGATTCGATGTCGGACGCCGACTACGACGCGAAGGGGGCGATGCAGTTGGAGGACAACCCGATTCAGGCGGGTGCGGCGATGCAGAGCGCCGGGGTCGACACCGTCGCGGTCAGCGAGACCACGGTGTATCAGGCGCGCGACGCTGCGGCGGCGCAACAGCTTGCACTGTCACTGGGAGACGACATCGTGGAGCGGCAGTCGGCGCAGCCCGCCGCGGAGGTGCCGGGGCTTGCAGGCAGCCGCTGTGTGCGCACCGAAGACGCGCGCACGCGGATCGCGCGGCATTGGTGCGTAGGCACCAACGACCGGTACGCGTTCACAGCGGTTGCCCGCGAACTAGACAACGCCCACCAGCAGATAGCGGCCCAGTACCTGATGCTCAGCCGATAG
- a CDS encoding sigma-70 family RNA polymerase sigma factor: MSIEALKSRETLEEAAVTFLACRDRLFGIAFRILNDCAAAEDIVQDAWLRWQTCDRSVVLDPLAFLTTTTKRLCINVVQSARARHETHMDSWLPEPVDRNADPERRIEQCEALELAALTLLERLSPPERAAYVLREAFDYSYAEIATIVEVTQANARQLVSRARKRLAAERREAPTGAEQKRLVVALTAAAQSGDLSTLETVFTEDLAVAA; encoded by the coding sequence GTGTCAATCGAAGCGCTCAAGTCGCGCGAAACGCTCGAAGAGGCCGCGGTGACGTTCCTCGCGTGCCGGGATCGTCTGTTCGGCATAGCATTTCGCATCCTGAACGACTGCGCCGCCGCGGAGGACATCGTGCAGGACGCTTGGCTGCGGTGGCAGACGTGCGACCGAAGTGTCGTCCTCGACCCCCTCGCATTCTTGACCACGACCACCAAGAGGCTCTGCATCAACGTCGTGCAGTCGGCACGGGCACGCCACGAAACCCATATGGACTCGTGGCTGCCCGAACCCGTGGACCGCAACGCCGACCCAGAGCGCCGCATCGAGCAGTGCGAGGCACTCGAACTCGCCGCGCTGACCCTCCTCGAGCGGCTATCACCACCCGAGCGTGCGGCCTACGTGCTGCGGGAGGCGTTCGACTACTCGTATGCCGAGATCGCAACGATCGTCGAGGTGACACAGGCGAACGCGCGCCAACTCGTCAGCCGCGCGCGCAAACGCCTTGCCGCTGAACGCCGCGAGGCACCCACCGGCGCGGAGCAGAAGCGCCTCGTGGTGGCGTTGACGGCGGCCGCGCAGTCTGGCGACCTGTCGACCCTCGAGACAGTATTCACCGAGGACCTCGCGGTGGCAGCCTAG
- a CDS encoding amidohydrolase family protein: MRIDVHAHYWTENYLNMLVGLGKTDTGTQRRIGAGDGPELDARLRLMDRAGVDLQVLSAAPQLPYADDADLAVAAARYVNDEYAAVVSAHPDRFRAFAATPMPHVDAAITEMNRALDGLGMVGVTMNTSVLHRAITEPDFEPIFAELDARGAVLYLHPAGNGACSPLVTEHKITWMVGAPFEDTIAAMQLITSGHLQRYPGVKIICSHLGGALPMITRRADDHLEWEAPATPEPPTQAVHRLWFDTVSHCHEPALRCAIESFGADRILLGTDFPYEDGDAFVRAVDYVVDVADPGEAHAILDANAMALFHLA; encoded by the coding sequence ATGCGGATCGACGTGCACGCCCACTATTGGACAGAGAACTACCTCAACATGCTCGTCGGTCTCGGCAAGACCGATACCGGAACCCAACGGCGGATCGGCGCGGGTGACGGTCCAGAACTCGATGCGCGGCTGCGACTGATGGATCGCGCCGGCGTTGACCTTCAGGTGCTCTCGGCGGCCCCGCAGTTGCCTTACGCCGACGACGCCGACCTGGCCGTCGCCGCCGCACGCTACGTCAACGATGAGTACGCGGCTGTGGTGTCGGCACATCCCGACCGCTTCCGCGCATTCGCTGCCACCCCGATGCCTCATGTTGATGCCGCGATCACCGAAATGAACCGCGCTCTAGACGGATTGGGGATGGTCGGCGTCACGATGAACACCAGTGTGCTTCACCGCGCGATCACCGAGCCGGACTTCGAACCGATCTTCGCCGAGCTCGACGCCCGCGGCGCGGTGCTCTACCTGCATCCGGCCGGCAACGGGGCTTGTTCGCCGCTGGTCACCGAGCACAAGATCACCTGGATGGTGGGCGCGCCGTTCGAGGACACCATCGCCGCGATGCAGCTGATCACCTCAGGGCACCTGCAGCGCTATCCCGGGGTGAAGATCATTTGCTCGCATCTGGGTGGCGCGCTGCCGATGATCACCCGCCGCGCGGATGATCACCTCGAGTGGGAGGCGCCGGCTACGCCGGAACCGCCGACTCAGGCGGTACATCGTCTGTGGTTCGACACCGTCAGCCACTGCCACGAACCCGCATTGCGTTGCGCCATAGAGTCTTTCGGTGCCGATCGAATCCTGCTCGGTACCGACTTCCCGTACGAGGACGGTGACGCGTTCGTGCGCGCCGTCGACTACGTGGTGGACGTCGCCGACCCGGGCGAAGCGCACGCCATCCTCGATGCGAATGCCATGGCGCTGTTCCACCTCGCCTAG
- a CDS encoding class I SAM-dependent methyltransferase, with amino-acid sequence MLATFYAKALDADLPNPILGDRWAKEIVDRIDYDWSKTSITKANSPSVTTRTAHFDNWARQFLAVHPEATVVHLGCGLDARAFRLDPGPGVDWYDVDYPDVADLRRQLFPGRDNYRVISASVTDPAWLTEVRSDRPTLMIAEGLTMYLTESDGFALLRRVVEAFPSGELQFDAFNRLGIKSQWMNAVVRRSGSTLHWAINGPDDILGTVPGVRLLAWESPFDSASFRGLAWFYRAMAGVMSMAPPLRYMAQYHRYAF; translated from the coding sequence ATGCTGGCCACCTTCTACGCCAAGGCGCTGGACGCCGACCTGCCCAATCCGATCCTCGGCGATCGGTGGGCAAAAGAGATTGTCGACCGCATCGACTACGACTGGTCCAAGACGTCCATCACCAAAGCCAATTCACCGTCGGTGACCACGCGCACCGCACATTTCGACAACTGGGCCAGACAGTTTCTGGCGGTCCATCCCGAAGCCACCGTCGTGCATCTCGGCTGCGGTCTGGATGCGCGCGCCTTCCGGCTGGACCCCGGTCCCGGCGTCGACTGGTACGACGTCGACTATCCCGACGTTGCCGATTTGCGCCGTCAACTCTTCCCGGGTCGCGACAACTACCGCGTCATCTCCGCCTCGGTGACTGATCCGGCGTGGCTCACCGAGGTGCGCTCCGACCGTCCGACGCTGATGATCGCCGAGGGTCTGACCATGTACCTCACGGAATCCGACGGCTTCGCATTGTTGCGCCGCGTCGTCGAGGCCTTCCCGAGCGGTGAGTTGCAGTTCGACGCGTTCAACCGGCTGGGCATCAAATCGCAGTGGATGAACGCGGTCGTGCGCCGATCCGGGTCAACGCTGCACTGGGCGATCAACGGACCCGACGACATCCTCGGCACGGTCCCGGGTGTGCGGCTGCTGGCGTGGGAGTCGCCGTTCGACTCCGCGTCCTTCCGCGGCCTCGCATGGTTCTACCGCGCGATGGCCGGTGTGATGTCGATGGCGCCGCCGCTGCGCTACATGGCGCAGTACCACCGCTACGCGTTCTGA
- a CDS encoding enoyl-CoA hydratase-related protein, with protein MTGLDRTGAVFVLTLGDDENRFHPDRLTEVNAALDEVEAADGARAVVTTGGGKFYSNGLDLDFMAANPDASEANLVDVHALFARVLAFPAPIVAAVQGHAFAAGAMLALAHDLIVMRADRGYFCLPEVDLGIPFTAGMNSLIRSRLPIATAHEAMTTARRYGGEDARLAGIVAATGGEGEVVDIAVARAEELAPKAGAVFGAIKARLYAEVIAELKVG; from the coding sequence ATGACCGGTCTTGACCGCACAGGGGCGGTGTTCGTGTTGACGCTGGGGGACGATGAGAACCGCTTCCACCCGGATCGACTGACGGAGGTCAACGCCGCGCTCGACGAAGTCGAAGCGGCCGACGGCGCCAGGGCGGTGGTCACGACCGGAGGCGGAAAGTTCTACTCCAACGGACTCGACCTGGACTTCATGGCCGCCAACCCCGACGCGTCCGAGGCGAACCTGGTTGACGTCCACGCGTTGTTCGCCCGCGTCCTGGCGTTTCCCGCGCCCATCGTCGCCGCGGTGCAGGGCCACGCGTTCGCCGCGGGCGCGATGCTGGCGCTGGCTCACGACCTGATCGTCATGCGCGCCGACCGAGGCTACTTCTGTCTGCCCGAGGTCGACCTCGGAATCCCGTTCACCGCGGGCATGAACTCACTGATCCGCTCCCGGCTGCCGATCGCAACCGCGCACGAAGCCATGACCACCGCGCGCCGCTACGGCGGTGAGGACGCACGGCTGGCAGGCATCGTCGCCGCCACCGGAGGCGAAGGCGAGGTGGTCGACATCGCGGTCGCGCGGGCCGAGGAGCTCGCTCCGAAGGCCGGGGCGGTGTTCGGGGCGATCAAGGCCCGGCTCTACGCCGAGGTCATCGCCGAGCTGAAGGTCGGCTAG
- a CDS encoding sensor domain-containing protein gives MSQYQPWARGGGRTLVALALSSAALLAGCGGTSEAPSTDASTTAESTTTTSTTPPPPPAPPPVTAESARSLLPSLDELKTIMDNPELIDGPHSTGVGAPDPSQQVYEPADCASSFSVGAPPAFEGTGWRGFFGASQAQSPTPSVMLGESVVTFDDAAAAKKALAQYVEQWRRCANKQFTWKFITQGQQAAFTLGEPVDAGGGVTSLRNVNPDSPVAVTRAIAAKNNVLVDVQIMGSDLAEQNVTIAKRILERIPG, from the coding sequence ATGAGTCAGTACCAACCGTGGGCGCGCGGCGGCGGGCGGACGCTCGTCGCGCTCGCCCTGTCCTCGGCCGCGCTCCTCGCGGGGTGTGGCGGCACGTCAGAGGCGCCCTCGACAGACGCCTCCACTACGGCCGAGTCAACCACGACAACCTCGACCACCCCGCCGCCACCGCCCGCGCCACCGCCAGTCACCGCCGAATCCGCGCGATCGTTGTTGCCGAGCCTCGACGAACTCAAGACCATCATGGACAACCCCGAATTGATCGACGGCCCGCACTCCACCGGTGTGGGGGCGCCGGATCCGAGCCAGCAGGTCTATGAGCCCGCGGACTGCGCGAGTTCGTTCAGCGTCGGCGCGCCACCGGCCTTTGAAGGCACCGGCTGGCGGGGTTTCTTTGGTGCCAGCCAAGCCCAATCGCCGACTCCTTCGGTCATGCTCGGCGAGTCTGTGGTCACCTTCGACGACGCGGCTGCCGCGAAGAAGGCGCTGGCTCAGTACGTTGAGCAATGGCGCCGCTGCGCCAACAAGCAGTTCACCTGGAAATTCATTACGCAAGGCCAGCAGGCGGCGTTCACGCTGGGCGAGCCGGTCGACGCCGGGGGTGGCGTCACGTCGTTGCGCAACGTCAACCCCGATTCACCGGTGGCTGTCACGCGCGCCATCGCGGCCAAGAACAACGTGCTGGTCGATGTGCAAATCATGGGCAGCGATCTGGCCGAGCAGAACGTGACCATCGCCAAACGCATCCTGGAGCGCATCCCGGGCTGA
- a CDS encoding DUF4262 domain-containing protein: protein MCRKCDEFDPDGAAEDDIDGLREAVRDHLWLVKCVPDEIRPYAYTIGLQEMGLPELLATGVTTERALALFDLFVPDVIQDGAPAPGDQIVLAEGAVFEAVEVDHPDAHMDLGVKLFGPKLRAVQLVWTDGFGRWPWEAEFSYGGIRQPVLGVRIQNA from the coding sequence ATGTGCAGAAAATGCGACGAGTTCGATCCCGACGGCGCCGCTGAGGACGACATCGACGGGCTGCGTGAGGCAGTTCGCGACCACCTGTGGCTCGTCAAGTGCGTTCCGGATGAAATCCGGCCATACGCGTACACGATCGGCTTACAAGAGATGGGCCTGCCGGAGTTACTGGCAACCGGCGTGACAACGGAGCGGGCGCTGGCGCTGTTCGACTTGTTCGTCCCCGACGTCATCCAAGACGGCGCCCCGGCGCCGGGCGATCAGATTGTGCTGGCGGAAGGCGCCGTGTTTGAGGCCGTGGAAGTTGACCATCCAGATGCTCACATGGATTTAGGGGTCAAACTCTTCGGGCCGAAGTTGCGAGCGGTGCAATTGGTCTGGACGGACGGGTTCGGCCGGTGGCCATGGGAGGCCGAGTTCAGTTACGGCGGTATCCGGCAGCCGGTTCTCGGAGTCCGCATTCAGAACGCGTAG